From a region of the Methanoculleus receptaculi genome:
- a CDS encoding helical backbone metal receptor: MKRIGLTLFILLLCVVSCGAYPLNTDDPGIQASVDYIRGCQKSDGGFGEIGRESSPGTTSWVIMAAVAAGEDPRNWANGGNSTLDYLRSMNDEILAKGGTVDIARTILTLVAIGEDPHAFCGTDHVTELKSRVKPDGQAGDHVYTTIWTIIALASVGEDTDSSAEWLIARQNTDGGFPWTQGAESDPDDTGAALEALAAAGVSSDATVVQNALAYLKGMQQDDGGFHYGGTSATNAASDAWVIQGIVAAGDNPAEWVVGERDVVEHLLGLQNPDGSFRYTAYVTDSPCRMTASAIPALLGMPYPITSAQVQQPQSSTQEPRATTVPLATTPTAIPTVTTAPVVMDNSQRSVTVTDDFGEIITIRGTPQRIVSLAPSNTEILYALGLEDRVVAVTDYCNYPPEAADKPQVGGYSTTNIEKVIAAEPDLVLAAFGNTEDVVNRLRSLGLTVVSLNPLTVEDVLHDIELVGVVTGQEEEASTLVGELQARVEAVTGKTETLEEKPSVTHVVWYDPIWVSGRDTFQDEVIRMAGGVNVFDQVDGWGIVSLEEFIVMDPDYILVSSGDGMSERGRDIVYDYFMNEPRMQELTAVRNGRVYVIDADAVSRGGPRIVDALEEVAAILHPDQFETVSPKETTVARSPGFNVITLACALLVLLLVHERGRK; this comes from the coding sequence ATGAAGCGGATCGGTCTCACCCTCTTCATCCTCCTCCTCTGTGTCGTCTCGTGCGGCGCTTATCCGCTGAACACGGATGACCCCGGCATCCAGGCCTCGGTTGATTATATCCGTGGTTGCCAGAAGAGTGACGGCGGTTTCGGGGAGATCGGGCGCGAGAGCAGCCCAGGCACGACATCGTGGGTGATAATGGCAGCCGTCGCTGCTGGCGAAGATCCGCGGAACTGGGCGAACGGAGGAAACTCGACCCTTGACTACCTCCGCTCGATGAACGACGAGATCCTGGCAAAAGGAGGAACCGTAGATATCGCCCGCACCATCCTGACTCTGGTCGCGATCGGAGAGGATCCACACGCTTTTTGCGGGACTGACCACGTCACGGAACTGAAATCTCGGGTAAAACCTGATGGCCAGGCAGGAGATCACGTTTACACGACCATCTGGACGATCATAGCCCTGGCTTCGGTCGGCGAAGATACCGATTCGTCGGCCGAATGGCTGATAGCCAGGCAGAACACCGACGGTGGATTTCCCTGGACGCAGGGTGCTGAAAGCGACCCGGACGATACCGGTGCCGCGCTTGAAGCCCTCGCAGCGGCAGGCGTCTCCAGCGATGCGACTGTGGTGCAGAACGCCCTCGCCTACCTGAAAGGAATGCAGCAGGATGACGGCGGGTTCCATTACGGCGGGACGAGTGCTACAAACGCTGCCTCCGATGCCTGGGTTATCCAGGGTATCGTCGCCGCAGGAGACAACCCCGCCGAGTGGGTGGTGGGGGAGAGGGATGTGGTTGAGCACCTCCTCGGGCTCCAGAACCCAGATGGATCGTTTCGCTACACCGCCTACGTTACAGACAGTCCCTGCCGGATGACGGCAAGCGCGATACCTGCACTCCTTGGAATGCCCTACCCCATAACATCTGCACAGGTTCAGCAGCCGCAATCCTCCACCCAGGAACCACGCGCAACGACTGTTCCCCTGGCCACGACCCCAACCGCGATCCCAACCGTTACAACCGCTCCGGTGGTGATGGATAACAGCCAGAGATCCGTTACAGTAACCGATGACTTCGGGGAGATCATCACCATCCGGGGAACCCCGCAGAGGATCGTATCGCTTGCCCCATCAAACACCGAGATACTTTATGCTCTCGGGCTTGAGGACCGCGTGGTCGCCGTCACCGACTACTGCAACTACCCTCCCGAAGCGGCAGATAAACCCCAGGTCGGCGGCTACAGCACCACCAACATCGAGAAGGTGATCGCAGCGGAACCGGATCTGGTCCTCGCCGCTTTCGGGAATACCGAGGATGTTGTCAACCGTCTGCGGTCTCTGGGGCTAACTGTTGTCTCCCTCAACCCGCTGACGGTCGAAGACGTCCTGCACGACATCGAACTTGTCGGTGTGGTGACCGGCCAGGAGGAAGAGGCCTCGACGCTCGTTGGGGAACTCCAGGCCCGTGTAGAGGCGGTGACCGGGAAGACTGAGACACTGGAGGAAAAACCATCGGTCACCCATGTCGTCTGGTACGACCCGATCTGGGTCAGCGGCAGGGATACGTTCCAGGACGAGGTGATCAGGATGGCCGGGGGTGTTAACGTATTCGATCAGGTCGATGGATGGGGTATCGTCAGCCTTGAAGAGTTTATCGTCATGGATCCGGATTACATCCTGGTCAGTTCCGGAGACGGTATGAGTGAGAGGGGGCGCGATATCGTCTATGACTACTTCATGAATGAACCACGGATGCAGGAACTCACCGCAGTCAGGAACGGCCGCGTCTACGTCATCGATGCTGACGCCGTCAGCCGCGGAGGGCCGAGGATCGTGGACGCGCTGGAAGAGGTGGCGGCCATTCTCCACCCTGACCAATTTGAGACGGTCAGCCCGAAAGAGACCACCGTGGCCCGGTCGCCGGGTTTCAACGTGATCACTCTTGCCTGTGCGCTCCTTGTTCTTCTCCTGGTCCATGAAAGAGGCAGGAAGTGA
- a CDS encoding EF-Tu/IF-2/RF-3 family GTPase, with amino-acid sequence MGNLNVAVLGPAGYAKDLGKKGTESDIIFYNLKKGEDTVTLIEPARYPERLAPLFYAASMADEALVVVSEITAIFGEWVLMLDEAGVEHGSIILKNYLTPADLAPLLRGTVLEGYEFVDDDPIALRERLIARAHARRPVPPEPGATGTVTIDHHFNVRGIGTVILGGVVRGGIRKHDTMTVYPGERVVTVRSIQKHDDDFDWAAEGDRVGLALKNIESGDLDRGYVLSTDPAIRVGTGLKARATLVRYWPAPIARGMVLHLGHWMQFIPARVEAVQDDGDWRRPMLTLALEKDLVYLPDDRAVLHYLEGGKLRIAGHIELS; translated from the coding sequence ATGGGCAACCTGAATGTTGCCGTGCTCGGCCCCGCGGGTTACGCAAAGGACCTCGGGAAGAAGGGCACGGAGTCCGATATCATCTTTTATAACCTGAAGAAAGGCGAGGATACCGTCACCTTAATCGAGCCTGCGCGCTACCCGGAGCGCCTGGCTCCGCTCTTTTACGCTGCGTCGATGGCTGACGAGGCCCTCGTAGTGGTGAGTGAGATCACCGCGATCTTCGGGGAGTGGGTGCTCATGCTCGATGAGGCAGGGGTGGAGCATGGCAGCATAATACTCAAAAACTACCTCACCCCTGCGGATCTTGCACCGCTGCTCCGGGGGACGGTGCTCGAAGGCTACGAGTTCGTCGACGACGACCCTATAGCGCTTCGTGAACGGCTGATCGCCAGGGCGCACGCCCGTAGACCCGTCCCGCCAGAGCCAGGCGCCACTGGAACGGTGACCATAGATCACCACTTCAACGTCCGCGGAATAGGGACAGTCATCCTCGGCGGCGTTGTGCGGGGCGGTATCAGGAAACACGATACCATGACGGTCTATCCCGGAGAACGCGTGGTCACGGTGCGCTCGATCCAGAAGCACGATGACGACTTTGATTGGGCCGCAGAGGGCGACCGTGTGGGGCTCGCGCTCAAGAACATCGAGTCCGGCGACCTCGATCGCGGCTACGTCCTATCAACTGATCCCGCCATCCGCGTCGGGACGGGACTCAAAGCGCGGGCAACCCTGGTCAGGTACTGGCCGGCGCCTATTGCGCGCGGCATGGTGCTCCACCTCGGCCACTGGATGCAGTTCATACCGGCGCGGGTCGAGGCGGTGCAGGACGACGGGGACTGGCGAAGACCGATGCTTACGCTTGCGCTTGAGAAAGACCTTGTCTACCTCCCGGATGACAGGGCGGTGCTCCACTATCTCGAGGGCGGGAAACTCAGGATCGCCGGACATATTGAACTCTCATGA
- a CDS encoding ABC transporter substrate-binding protein, whose amino-acid sequence MRPIRLIPPVSFLILLLLLAAAAGAVPPTPGVPPVAMETADGGRSVTLTDDLGETVVIEGTPQRIVSLAPSNTEILYAIGLEDRVVAVTDYCDYPPETAGKPTVGGFSTVNIEKVIVMNPDLILAAPANTEEIIDRLRSLGLTVVTLDPQAIEDVLHDIEFLGRVTGNEAEASALVDELRARIDAVVAGTGNLTERPSVAHVIWYDPLWVSGSDTFQDEVITLAGGMNAFGSLEGWSIVSLEEFITTDPDCILVSSGSGMGQEGYDAVYNYIVNEPRLQNLDAVREGRVYVVDADVVSRGGPRIVDALEEVAAILHGETPAPTVPKTTNAPESGGFGLIPIVSALFAVILLWRDR is encoded by the coding sequence ATGCGACCCATACGCCTGATACCTCCTGTATCGTTTCTCATACTGCTCTTGCTTCTCGCCGCTGCAGCGGGTGCTGTGCCTCCGACCCCCGGCGTGCCACCAGTAGCGATGGAAACGGCCGATGGCGGCCGAAGCGTAACGCTGACCGACGATCTCGGGGAGACCGTCGTCATAGAAGGAACCCCGCAGAGGATCGTATCGCTTGCGCCCTCCAACACCGAGATACTGTATGCCATCGGGCTTGAGGATCGTGTGGTCGCCGTCACCGACTACTGTGACTACCCTCCGGAAACAGCCGGTAAACCAACGGTTGGTGGGTTCAGCACGGTCAACATCGAGAAGGTGATCGTGATGAACCCGGATCTCATCCTTGCCGCGCCTGCCAATACGGAAGAGATCATCGATCGGCTGCGCTCGCTGGGGCTGACCGTTGTCACACTCGATCCCCAGGCGATCGAGGACGTTCTGCATGACATCGAGTTTCTCGGCAGGGTGACCGGCAATGAGGCGGAGGCCTCGGCGCTTGTCGACGAACTTCGGGCGCGCATCGATGCAGTGGTTGCAGGGACTGGAAACCTCACAGAACGCCCTTCTGTTGCCCATGTCATCTGGTATGACCCACTGTGGGTCAGCGGCAGTGATACGTTCCAGGACGAGGTCATAACGCTGGCCGGGGGGATGAATGCGTTTGGTTCGCTTGAAGGCTGGAGTATCGTAAGCCTCGAGGAGTTCATCACCACCGACCCCGATTGTATCCTGGTCAGTTCTGGCAGCGGTATGGGCCAGGAGGGTTACGATGCCGTCTACAACTACATCGTGAACGAACCCCGCCTCCAGAACCTTGATGCGGTCAGGGAAGGCCGCGTCTACGTCGTCGATGCCGATGTAGTCAGCCGCGGAGGGCCGAGGATCGTGGACGCGCTGGAAGAGGTGGCGGCCATTCTCCACGGGGAAACCCCGGCGCCGACCGTTCCGAAGACCACCAATGCGCCAGAGTCAGGGGGATTTGGTCTGATCCCGATCGTTTCTGCCCTGTTTGCTGTAATCCTGCTCTGGAGGGATCGGTAG
- a CDS encoding ABC transporter ATP-binding protein encodes MKPIEIIGVDVSYGAKKILEEISFHVDKGEILGIIGPNGSGKTTLLRAMSRVVARDRGEILLDSHDLDTLGHRELARRVAVVPQDISIGFDYTVRDVVMMGRHPHIGRLASETARDVEICERAMRLANVAHLAGASVHDISGGERQRVLIARALAQEPEILLLDEATSNLDVSHQVEILNIIRDLAGGIAVVSVFHDLNLAAYYCDRLLLLKDRKVYATGAPADVLTCENIREIFGMETLVRPHPLTGRPYVLPVYTKTTGAGVNRRVHLVCGGGTGSDILYLLRAAGFTVTCGVLNVLDTDYGTAVHLGIPVVAEPPFHGITTASLAAVREWLDRADAIVVTAMPIGPGNLDNIRVLLDYPEKPLFLYSGNGSVRMEDCTGGEADKVLAEIEARGAVRVGGAEVLITLLSQQQIGRE; translated from the coding sequence ATGAAACCTATCGAGATCATCGGTGTCGACGTATCCTACGGGGCAAAGAAGATCCTGGAGGAGATCTCGTTCCATGTAGATAAGGGCGAGATCCTCGGGATCATCGGACCGAACGGATCGGGGAAGACGACACTGCTCAGGGCGATGAGCCGGGTTGTTGCAAGGGACCGTGGGGAGATTCTTCTTGACAGCCACGACCTGGATACCCTGGGGCACCGTGAACTTGCGCGCCGGGTTGCGGTCGTCCCGCAGGACATATCGATTGGTTTCGACTACACGGTGCGTGATGTCGTCATGATGGGCAGGCACCCCCACATCGGGAGGCTTGCCTCCGAGACGGCACGGGACGTGGAGATCTGTGAGCGCGCCATGCGCCTTGCAAACGTCGCGCACCTGGCTGGCGCATCGGTGCACGATATCAGCGGTGGGGAGCGCCAGAGGGTGCTCATAGCCCGGGCGCTTGCACAGGAGCCAGAGATCCTCCTGCTCGACGAGGCGACATCGAACCTGGATGTCAGCCACCAGGTTGAGATCCTTAACATCATCCGTGACCTGGCCGGGGGTATCGCGGTGGTCAGCGTCTTCCACGACCTCAACCTGGCTGCGTACTACTGTGATCGACTGCTGCTCCTCAAAGACCGGAAGGTCTACGCCACCGGGGCGCCTGCGGACGTCCTCACATGCGAGAACATCCGCGAGATCTTCGGGATGGAGACGCTTGTCAGGCCACACCCTCTGACCGGGAGACCCTATGTCCTGCCGGTCTACACCAAAACCACGGGTGCCGGGGTGAACCGGCGGGTGCATCTCGTCTGCGGTGGGGGGACAGGGTCTGATATACTTTACCTGCTCCGTGCTGCGGGGTTCACGGTAACCTGCGGCGTCCTAAACGTCCTGGACACGGATTACGGAACGGCCGTGCACCTTGGTATCCCCGTCGTTGCAGAACCGCCGTTTCACGGCATAACCACGGCATCCCTTGCGGCCGTCAGGGAGTGGCTTGACCGGGCGGATGCCATCGTCGTGACGGCAATGCCTATAGGTCCCGGAAACCTCGACAACATTCGTGTGCTGCTCGATTACCCTGAAAAACCCCTCTTTCTCTACTCCGGGAACGGCAGCGTCCGGATGGAGGACTGCACCGGGGGCGAGGCGGATAAGGTTCTTGCGGAGATTGAGGCGCGGGGGGCGGTGAGGGTCGGGGGAGCGGAGGTTCTCATCACCCTCCTCTCGCAGCAGCAGATCGGTCGGGAGTGA
- a CDS encoding DUF4430 domain-containing protein, with amino-acid sequence MFHYDQQRTGYVPEEGPQTDALLWIAETAEWADGSPAVYNGKVFVPTWPDMNFGEANPMGLVCYDAVTGVEVWTNELGGVSVGSVSGVAVADGYVYLGGTDGRLYCIDEETGDTLWVSDRIDTTGYFGLSSSPLVYEGKIYALSASDGVLHAFDPDGTEAWRFETGKGVIYFTSPAGYDGKIYCAGNRSQIFCIDPAAQTAIWRFNQGGSVKSSPVIGADGTVYFTTSSRCYALDGSTGTERWNSSVTGTMSTPVIADGYIYVGAYDGLHCLDASTGEEEWHFQAKEVNVAPVVAGNLVYAATNEETGTLYAVDAETGEPVWSYSLEAPGDGTFSAFYTSSPAVSGGVLYIGAENNRFYAFGEGEVPEPAFTGWSGTVSLTDGQTFEVTPFNNESAVYTINRTSALGALDAAATKGGFNYTIQETTWGLFLYSIGGIAYNDTTWDSWLYSVNGVPAEVGAADYSLKDGDLVTCWYGPWGSSPETARAAVNITVSIPLPPASVTTLWNGTVTLIEGETFQFVPPNNESASYTINRTTDLGALDAAAVRGNFTFNASDAWYASYGSFLLEDIAGIANEDWTEENARSWSIFINGAAASAGLGANTLADGDRLAFYYCPADPDTYAPLIDQADYAVIIDVTLRDFAWEGTVSLTDGQTFEVTPFNNESAVYTINRTSALGALDAAATKGGFNYTIQETTWGLFLYSIGGIAYNDTTWDSWLYSVNGVPAEVGAADYSLREGDVVTYWYGPWGSSPETARAAVNITVSIQASGGGGGGDGGGGGDSSPSWVSVTLAAGTFNITPTNSGKTYTVDRQTALGALDATGIAYTINDAYYQEYGSLFIDSIRGRANEGTAGWMYQVNGESPGVGANAYAVQNGDEVVFFWSESMSSTPATSRDTIFIRVVTPGSSSGGSGSGSSGSGSGGSGSTSTTTTTGTGEPGEVLSFSLGLPAGATVKLGEWGQSFSIDLTAGDRSTEQVNVSGNTVIINREGVKLVITARNIDKKGGLAAGLVERVTASVGPVRANFSTTGVIAASVNLNLTGIPGDGQIRISLNETPDAETAREFHLASAENGKDVTAVAYSMTVTRINLENGRDVAGAVITMTINPAWVDEHGGLDAIRIARSAEDGTCTILDTRPAGSDADGNLIFEAVSPNGLSTFGLLAVGVVPAAGAGGEEETGVIAPTTALGSLATTPEMHNTAAKLPLSSPLLIIGVCTILLVGAAYLIIKRRRT; translated from the coding sequence ATGTTCCACTACGATCAGCAGCGGACCGGCTACGTCCCCGAAGAAGGGCCGCAGACAGATGCCCTCCTCTGGATTGCGGAGACCGCTGAATGGGCCGATGGTTCACCTGCGGTGTATAACGGAAAAGTCTTCGTCCCGACCTGGCCTGATATGAACTTCGGCGAAGCCAACCCGATGGGGCTTGTCTGCTATGACGCCGTCACCGGGGTGGAGGTCTGGACGAATGAACTTGGCGGCGTCAGCGTTGGTTCCGTCTCGGGGGTCGCCGTCGCTGACGGTTATGTCTACCTCGGCGGGACCGATGGACGTCTCTACTGCATCGATGAAGAGACGGGAGATACACTCTGGGTGAGCGATCGGATCGACACCACCGGCTATTTTGGGCTCTCGTCATCGCCTCTTGTCTACGAAGGAAAAATCTACGCCCTCTCTGCTTCAGATGGCGTGCTGCATGCCTTCGATCCTGATGGTACCGAAGCCTGGAGATTTGAAACGGGTAAGGGTGTGATCTACTTCACCTCTCCTGCAGGCTACGATGGAAAGATCTACTGCGCAGGAAACAGGAGCCAGATCTTCTGCATCGACCCTGCAGCGCAGACCGCCATCTGGAGATTTAATCAGGGGGGATCGGTAAAGTCTTCGCCGGTCATCGGAGCGGACGGAACAGTTTACTTCACCACCTCGTCGCGGTGCTACGCCCTCGACGGCAGCACAGGCACAGAGCGCTGGAACAGTTCCGTGACCGGGACGATGTCGACCCCTGTCATTGCTGACGGTTATATCTATGTAGGGGCTTATGATGGCCTCCACTGCCTGGACGCCTCGACCGGTGAGGAGGAATGGCATTTCCAGGCAAAAGAGGTAAACGTTGCACCGGTTGTTGCCGGCAACCTCGTCTACGCCGCGACAAACGAGGAGACAGGAACCCTGTATGCGGTGGACGCCGAGACCGGCGAACCGGTCTGGTCATACTCCCTCGAAGCCCCTGGCGACGGGACGTTCTCTGCGTTCTACACATCATCTCCCGCTGTATCGGGCGGTGTTCTCTACATCGGAGCCGAGAACAACCGCTTCTACGCCTTCGGGGAAGGAGAGGTACCGGAACCTGCGTTTACCGGATGGAGCGGAACTGTCAGCCTGACAGACGGCCAGACCTTCGAGGTCACGCCGTTCAACAACGAGAGTGCCGTCTACACCATCAACCGGACATCAGCGCTCGGGGCTCTCGATGCCGCCGCAACGAAAGGCGGGTTTAACTACACAATCCAGGAGACCACCTGGGGTCTGTTCCTCTATTCCATCGGCGGTATCGCCTACAACGATACTACATGGGACTCCTGGCTCTATTCGGTCAACGGGGTGCCTGCAGAGGTCGGTGCCGCCGATTACTCTCTCAAGGATGGGGATCTTGTCACCTGCTGGTATGGTCCCTGGGGTTCATCGCCAGAAACCGCCCGTGCGGCGGTCAACATTACCGTCTCCATCCCGCTGCCTCCTGCATCGGTCACCACGCTATGGAACGGGACGGTGACCTTGATAGAAGGTGAGACCTTCCAGTTCGTCCCCCCGAACAACGAAAGTGCCTCGTACACGATTAACCGCACCACTGACCTCGGGGCTCTCGATGCCGCCGCAGTTCGCGGGAACTTTACCTTCAACGCCTCCGATGCCTGGTACGCATCTTATGGGTCGTTCCTGCTCGAGGATATCGCCGGCATCGCAAACGAGGACTGGACAGAGGAGAACGCGCGGTCATGGAGCATCTTCATCAACGGTGCGGCGGCATCCGCAGGGCTCGGAGCGAACACCCTCGCAGACGGCGACAGGCTCGCCTTCTACTACTGCCCCGCGGATCCAGACACGTATGCCCCGCTCATAGACCAGGCCGATTACGCCGTCATTATCGACGTCACCCTTCGCGACTTTGCGTGGGAGGGAACTGTCAGCCTGACAGACGGCCAGACCTTCGAGGTCACGCCGTTCAACAACGAGAGTGCCGTCTACACCATCAACCGGACATCAGCGCTCGGGGCTCTCGATGCCGCCGCAACGAAAGGCGGGTTTAACTACACAATCCAGGAGACCACCTGGGGTCTGTTCCTCTACTCCATTGGCGGTATCGCCTACAACGATACTACATGGGACTCCTGGCTCTATTCGGTCAACGGGGTGCCTGCAGAGGTCGGTGCCGCCGATTACTCTCTCAGGGAGGGGGACGTCGTCACATACTGGTATGGTCCCTGGGGTTCATCGCCAGAAACCGCCCGTGCGGCAGTCAACATCACCGTCTCCATCCAGGCATCGGGTGGCGGTGGTGGCGGAGATGGCGGTGGCGGCGGCGATTCGTCACCCTCCTGGGTCAGCGTCACCCTTGCAGCGGGCACATTCAACATCACCCCTACGAACAGTGGAAAGACCTACACGGTCGATCGACAGACCGCGCTGGGGGCCCTCGATGCAACGGGGATCGCATACACCATCAACGACGCTTATTACCAGGAGTATGGCTCGCTCTTCATCGACTCCATCCGGGGCAGGGCGAACGAAGGGACCGCGGGCTGGATGTACCAGGTGAACGGTGAAAGCCCTGGCGTCGGTGCAAACGCATATGCCGTCCAGAACGGCGATGAGGTTGTCTTCTTCTGGAGCGAGAGTATGAGTTCAACCCCGGCAACCTCGCGGGATACCATCTTCATCAGGGTCGTGACCCCGGGGTCGTCGTCCGGTGGTTCCGGATCGGGTTCATCAGGAAGCGGTTCCGGCGGTTCGGGTTCCACATCGACCACCACGACCACGGGAACCGGTGAACCAGGAGAGGTCCTCTCGTTCTCCCTCGGGTTACCGGCAGGGGCCACAGTTAAACTCGGAGAATGGGGTCAGAGTTTCTCGATTGATCTCACCGCAGGAGATAGATCCACGGAACAGGTAAACGTATCAGGAAACACCGTCATCATCAACCGGGAAGGTGTAAAACTGGTCATCACCGCCCGGAACATCGATAAGAAAGGTGGCCTGGCCGCGGGCCTGGTAGAGCGTGTCACGGCATCGGTCGGCCCCGTCAGGGCCAATTTCAGCACTACGGGCGTTATCGCTGCATCAGTAAACCTAAACCTCACAGGCATCCCTGGGGACGGCCAGATCAGGATCTCCCTGAATGAGACCCCCGATGCAGAGACAGCGCGCGAATTCCATCTCGCCTCGGCAGAGAATGGCAAAGATGTCACCGCAGTTGCCTACAGCATGACCGTCACGCGGATCAACCTGGAGAACGGCAGAGATGTCGCGGGAGCGGTGATCACGATGACCATAAACCCTGCGTGGGTGGATGAGCACGGCGGTCTGGATGCCATAAGGATCGCGCGGTCTGCGGAGGACGGTACCTGCACCATACTTGATACCCGGCCAGCCGGGAGCGATGCAGATGGCAACCTGATCTTCGAAGCAGTATCTCCCAACGGTCTATCTACTTTCGGCCTTCTGGCGGTTGGGGTGGTCCCGGCCGCCGGGGCCGGAGGAGAGGAGGAGACCGGGGTGATCGCTCCGACCACCGCCCTGGGCAGTCTTGCCACCACACCAGAGATGCACAACACAGCGGCAAAGCTGCCCCTCTCATCACCGCTTCTCATTATCGGTGTGTGCACGATCCTGCTCGTGGGAGCGGCATACCTCATCATCAAGCGGAGGAGAACCTGA
- a CDS encoding FecCD family ABC transporter permease, with amino-acid sequence MRRTAPLTILALICALIISAGCAVTLGPAGIPLKTLLSSPNTWMIFWDVRLPRVFTAALVGCGLAVAGTTMQGLFRNPMADPYIIGTSSGGALGATIAIVLLAGSGRPVLAFLGAIAATFTVYFIARSGGKVPVETLLLSGVALSTLLSALLSFLMYTAGRSLHQIMFWLMGGFWNVSWNDFFISLPILMGCGGIYLFARDLNVLSLNEEDAIHLGVNVEQVKGILLALSAFVTGIAVAVAGSIGFIGLITPHLMRLIVGPDHRLLIPAAALAGAILLLWSDTLTRTFTNDMPVGIITACFGAPFFIYLLRSRMRA; translated from the coding sequence ATGCGGAGGACGGCACCGCTAACCATCCTGGCACTCATCTGCGCCCTTATCATCAGCGCGGGCTGTGCAGTCACTCTCGGGCCCGCAGGCATCCCGCTTAAAACTCTCCTCTCTTCACCGAACACCTGGATGATCTTCTGGGACGTCCGTCTTCCCCGCGTCTTCACCGCGGCGCTGGTCGGTTGCGGGCTTGCCGTGGCGGGCACGACAATGCAGGGACTCTTCCGGAACCCCATGGCAGACCCGTACATCATCGGCACCTCCTCTGGGGGGGCGCTCGGGGCCACGATTGCAATCGTCCTCCTCGCCGGCAGCGGCCGTCCAGTACTCGCGTTCCTTGGGGCGATCGCCGCAACCTTCACCGTCTACTTCATCGCCCGGAGCGGCGGGAAGGTCCCGGTCGAGACGCTCCTCCTCTCCGGTGTCGCTCTCTCAACGCTTCTTTCAGCTCTCCTCTCCTTTTTGATGTATACCGCAGGGCGGAGCCTCCACCAGATCATGTTCTGGCTGATGGGCGGATTCTGGAACGTATCCTGGAACGACTTCTTCATATCTCTCCCCATCCTGATGGGGTGTGGAGGGATCTACCTCTTCGCACGGGACCTAAACGTTCTCTCATTGAACGAGGAGGATGCGATCCATCTCGGGGTGAACGTCGAGCAGGTGAAAGGGATCCTCCTTGCCCTGAGCGCGTTCGTGACAGGGATAGCCGTTGCAGTGGCTGGATCGATAGGGTTCATCGGGCTGATCACGCCGCATCTCATGCGTCTTATCGTCGGGCCAGACCACCGCCTCCTCATCCCGGCGGCCGCGCTTGCCGGGGCCATCCTCCTTCTCTGGTCAGACACCCTTACCCGGACGTTTACAAACGACATGCCGGTCGGGATCATAACCGCATGTTTCGGTGCACCTTTCTTCATATACCTCCTGCGGAGCCGGATGAGAGCATGA